From Myxococcus guangdongensis, the proteins below share one genomic window:
- a CDS encoding SAM-dependent methyltransferase, with protein sequence MAEDASTPTTSTRPQVPRLSFPRLLLVRLWSLWLDAVNRAADLAVLVWRPRLLGPALSLWLRELLVSPYRPRRSFEVVRLLQASGQDFDELMYGETPVHTALRLFQKAGLTAHGHLVDLGAGRGRALLAARWLGARATGIELLEEHVTLASVPLSRAGAVLRQGDAALADLDEATHVLVNWTALAPETRTRLVDRLRTCRPGTRVLTVTRPIEAPDFPPRARHQGLFTWGLEPVWIHEVLDSTSRVPTSTP encoded by the coding sequence ATGGCCGAGGACGCCTCCACCCCGACGACATCCACCCGGCCCCAGGTCCCCCGACTGTCCTTCCCCCGGCTCCTGCTCGTGCGGCTCTGGAGCCTGTGGCTGGACGCGGTGAACCGGGCCGCGGACCTGGCCGTGCTCGTGTGGCGACCTCGCCTCCTCGGGCCCGCGCTGTCGCTGTGGCTGCGCGAGCTGCTCGTGTCGCCCTACCGGCCGCGTCGCTCCTTCGAGGTGGTTCGCCTCCTCCAGGCCAGCGGCCAGGACTTCGACGAGCTGATGTACGGCGAGACGCCCGTGCACACCGCCCTGCGCCTCTTCCAGAAGGCCGGGCTCACCGCCCACGGCCACCTGGTGGACCTGGGCGCTGGACGCGGCCGGGCCCTGCTCGCCGCGCGCTGGCTGGGGGCCCGGGCCACGGGCATCGAGCTGCTCGAGGAGCACGTCACCCTCGCCTCGGTCCCCCTGTCCCGAGCGGGCGCGGTGCTGCGCCAGGGCGACGCGGCCCTGGCCGACCTGGACGAGGCCACCCATGTCCTCGTCAACTGGACGGCCCTGGCCCCGGAGACGCGCACCCGACTCGTCGACCGGCTGCGCACCTGCCGCCCCGGCACTCGCGTCCTCACCGTCACCCGTCCCATCGAGGCTCCGGACTTCCCCCCGCGCGCCCGTCACCAGGGCCTGTTCACCT
- a CDS encoding FAD-binding oxidoreductase, producing MTKDTNATLLRELSAVLPVEALVTDADVLEAHRRDQAEWAPAGTPGVLVRATCTEDVRAVLRVASAHRVPVVPRGAGSGLSGGANAVDGCIVLSLMRLNRVLEVDAKGMLAVVQPGVLNAEVKAAAAAHGLWYAPDPASWEFSSLGGNLATNAGGLCCVKYGVTGDAVLGLEVVLADGSVVRTGGRTVKNVAGYDLTRLFVGSEGTLGVITEATLRLRPKPPKATTLVATFPTLAGAGLAVTDIMARTRPSMLELMDQATCRAVEAYKPLGLDVDAAAFLLARSDAGGEQGVAEIETMAAACASAGATFVTHSSDEAEGELLLTARRLAYPALERQGATLLDDVGVPLSKIPDLLAAVERIAAERGVLVGTFGHAGDGNMHPTVVFDRQDPAALTRARAAFDDILAAALDLGGTITGEHGVGALKQPFLGRQLGEEGLRLHHRLKGAMDPLGILNPGKVL from the coding sequence ATGACGAAGGACACGAACGCAACCCTGTTGCGAGAGCTGTCGGCGGTGCTCCCCGTCGAAGCCCTCGTCACCGACGCGGACGTGCTGGAGGCACACCGTCGTGATCAGGCCGAGTGGGCCCCCGCGGGGACCCCTGGTGTCCTGGTCCGCGCCACCTGCACGGAGGACGTGCGCGCGGTGCTCCGGGTCGCCTCGGCGCACCGGGTCCCGGTGGTGCCCCGGGGCGCGGGCTCGGGACTGTCCGGCGGAGCCAACGCGGTGGACGGCTGCATCGTGTTGTCGCTGATGCGGCTGAACCGGGTGCTGGAGGTCGACGCGAAGGGGATGCTCGCCGTCGTGCAGCCCGGGGTGCTGAACGCGGAGGTGAAGGCGGCCGCGGCGGCGCACGGGCTCTGGTACGCGCCGGACCCCGCGAGCTGGGAGTTCTCCAGCCTGGGCGGCAACCTGGCCACCAACGCCGGCGGCCTGTGCTGCGTGAAGTACGGCGTCACGGGGGACGCGGTGCTGGGGCTGGAGGTGGTGCTCGCGGATGGCTCGGTGGTGCGCACCGGCGGGCGCACCGTGAAGAACGTCGCGGGCTACGACTTGACGCGGCTGTTCGTCGGCTCGGAGGGAACGCTCGGCGTCATCACCGAGGCGACGCTGCGCCTGCGCCCCAAGCCGCCCAAGGCGACGACGCTGGTGGCCACCTTCCCCACGCTCGCGGGCGCGGGCCTGGCCGTCACGGACATCATGGCCCGCACGCGCCCGTCCATGCTGGAGCTGATGGACCAGGCCACCTGCCGCGCGGTGGAGGCGTACAAGCCGCTGGGCCTGGACGTGGACGCGGCCGCGTTCCTGCTGGCGCGCTCGGACGCGGGAGGCGAGCAGGGCGTGGCGGAGATCGAGACCATGGCCGCGGCCTGCGCGTCCGCGGGCGCGACCTTCGTCACCCACTCCTCAGACGAAGCGGAGGGCGAGCTGCTGCTCACCGCGCGCCGCCTCGCCTATCCCGCGCTCGAGCGACAAGGCGCCACGCTGCTGGACGACGTGGGCGTGCCGCTGTCGAAAATCCCCGACCTGCTCGCCGCCGTCGAGCGCATCGCCGCCGAGCGCGGGGTGCTCGTGGGCACCTTCGGCCACGCGGGCGATGGGAACATGCACCCCACCGTCGTCTTCGACCGCCAGGACCCGGCGGCGCTCACCCGGGCGCGCGCCGCGTTCGATGACATCCTCGCCGCGGCGCTGGACCTGGGCGGCACCATCACCGGAGAACACGGCGTGGGAGCGCTGAAGCAGCCCTTCCTGGGGCGCCAGCTCGGCGAGGAGGGCCTGCGCCTGCACCACCGCCTCAAGGGCGCGATGGACCCGCTCGGCATCCTCAATCCGGGCAAGGTGCTCTAG
- a CDS encoding YciI family protein, translating into MKYMLMMNHAGQGPYAMMSWPQEDIRAHIAFMVSFAKKLSSTGELLAAEGLAGPDQARLVKAGADGKPITDGVFPESKEFLVGYWMVEVDSPERAHAIAAEASTAPGLGGKPMNMNIEVRQVMSGPPPEFL; encoded by the coding sequence ATGAAGTACATGCTGATGATGAACCACGCAGGTCAGGGCCCGTACGCGATGATGAGCTGGCCGCAAGAGGACATCCGGGCGCACATCGCGTTCATGGTGTCGTTCGCGAAGAAGCTCTCCTCCACGGGAGAGTTGCTGGCGGCCGAGGGGCTGGCCGGGCCGGACCAGGCCAGGCTCGTGAAGGCGGGGGCGGACGGCAAGCCCATCACCGACGGCGTCTTCCCCGAGTCGAAGGAGTTCCTCGTGGGCTACTGGATGGTCGAGGTGGACAGCCCCGAGCGCGCCCACGCCATCGCCGCCGAGGCGTCCACCGCGCCCGGCCTCGGGGGCAAGCCGATGAACATGAACATCGAGGTCCGGCAGGTGATGAGCGGTCCTCCTCCCGAGTTCCTGTGA
- a CDS encoding RNA polymerase sigma factor: MKSPASHPIESLLREHAPRVLGAILRRFRDFGASEDAVQEALLAAAMQWPVGGVPENPRAWLIQVASRRITDQVRAEAARRHREELVVSMVPPELQLVLPVMGDESMGRDDTLALLFMCCHPALTTSSAIALTLRAVGGLTTAEIARAFLVPEATMAQRISRAKQSIHASGVPFQKPTPEETAARLGAVLHVLYLIFNEGYTATSGPQVLRTDLSGEAIRLTRMLHTLLPEDGEVAGLLALMLLTDARRAARTGPLGELIPLDAQERGRWDAAMIAEGVALISATLSKGSLGLYQVQAAIAAVHDEAVRAEDTDWPQILALYGVLMGLTDNPMVALNHAIATAMVHGPRTGLTLLDVLHQSGRLDGSHRLDAVRAHLLERAGEPAKAVVHYRKAAERTTSQPERDYLLLQAARLSEGMGA; the protein is encoded by the coding sequence GTGAAGTCCCCGGCCAGCCACCCCATCGAGTCCCTGTTGCGCGAGCACGCGCCCAGGGTGCTGGGCGCCATCCTCCGCCGGTTCCGTGACTTCGGAGCCTCGGAGGACGCGGTCCAGGAGGCGCTGCTCGCGGCCGCGATGCAGTGGCCCGTGGGGGGCGTGCCGGAGAACCCCCGCGCCTGGCTGATTCAGGTGGCCTCCCGGCGCATCACCGACCAGGTGCGCGCCGAGGCGGCCAGACGCCACCGCGAGGAGCTGGTGGTGAGCATGGTGCCGCCGGAGCTCCAGCTCGTCCTGCCCGTGATGGGGGACGAGTCGATGGGGCGCGACGACACGCTCGCGCTGCTCTTCATGTGCTGTCACCCGGCGCTGACGACGTCCTCGGCGATCGCCCTCACGCTGCGCGCGGTGGGCGGCCTGACGACGGCGGAGATCGCCAGGGCCTTCCTCGTCCCCGAGGCGACGATGGCGCAGCGAATCAGCCGCGCCAAGCAGAGCATCCACGCCTCCGGGGTGCCGTTCCAGAAGCCCACGCCGGAGGAGACGGCAGCGAGGCTGGGCGCGGTGCTGCACGTGCTCTACCTCATCTTCAACGAGGGCTACACCGCGACCTCCGGACCCCAGGTGCTCCGCACGGACCTGTCGGGCGAGGCCATCCGGCTGACGCGGATGCTGCACACGCTGTTGCCGGAGGACGGCGAGGTGGCGGGGTTGCTCGCGCTGATGTTGCTGACGGACGCGCGGAGGGCCGCGAGGACGGGGCCCTTGGGAGAGCTGATTCCGCTCGACGCGCAGGAGCGCGGACGCTGGGACGCGGCGATGATTGCCGAGGGCGTGGCGCTCATCTCGGCCACGCTGTCCAAGGGCTCCCTGGGGCTGTACCAGGTGCAGGCGGCCATCGCGGCGGTGCACGACGAAGCGGTGCGCGCCGAGGACACGGACTGGCCGCAGATTCTCGCGCTCTACGGCGTGTTGATGGGACTGACGGACAACCCGATGGTGGCGCTCAACCACGCCATCGCGACGGCGATGGTGCACGGGCCTCGCACGGGCCTGACGTTGCTGGACGTGCTGCACCAGAGCGGGCGGCTCGACGGGAGCCACCGACTGGACGCGGTCCGCGCGCACCTGCTGGA